One genomic segment of Chelonia mydas isolate rCheMyd1 chromosome 1, rCheMyd1.pri.v2, whole genome shotgun sequence includes these proteins:
- the NR0B1 gene encoding nuclear receptor subfamily 0 group B member 1: MACVAGCRCCTERRRQSSILYNILKSEERKEAAAPPPRAPPPEAAPGPGCSCGSRRRVALRSPQVAGKAASAVLVKTLRFVKSVPCFQELPLDEQLVLVRSCWAPLLVLGLAQERVHFETVETAEPSMLQRLLTDRRQEQQQPPPSSSPQLPSAGEIQAIKGFLAKCWSLDISTKEYAYLKGTVLFNPDLPGLQCVQYIQGLQREAQQALNEHVRLIHRGDQARFAKLNVVLSLLRSINANVIAELFFRPIIGTVNMDDMLLEMLCAKL, encoded by the exons ATGGCGTGCGTGGCCGGCTGCCGCTGCTGCACGGAGCGCCGGAGGCAGAGCAGCATCCTCTACAACATCCTCAAGAGCGAGGAGCGGAAGGAGGCAGCGGCGCCGCCGCCGCGGGCGCCGCCGCCGGAGGCTGCTCCGGGGCCCGGCTGCTCGTGCGGCTCGCGGCGGCGCGTGGCCCTGCGCAGCCCGCAGGTGGCGGGCAAGGCGGCCTCGGCCGTGCTGGTGAAGACCCTGCGCTTCGTCAAGAGCGTgccctgcttccaggagctgccgcTGGACGAGCAGCTGGTGCTGGTGCGCAGCTGCTGGGctcccctgctggtgctggggctggCCCAGGAGCGGGTGCACTTCGAGACGGTGGAGACGGCGGAGCCCAGCATGCTGCAGCGGCTGCTAACCGACCggcggcaggagcagcagcagccccccccgaGCAGCAGCCCGCAGCTGCCCTCGGCCGGCGAGATCCAGGCCATCAAAGGCTTCCTGGCCAAGTGCTGGAGCCTGGACATCAGCACCAAGGAGTACGCCTACCTCAAGGGGACTGTGCTCTTCAACCCGG ATCTGCCAGGGCTGCAGTGTGTACAATATATCCAGGGACTGCAGAGGGAAGCACAGCAAGCTCTAAATGAACACGTCAGACTGATACATCGAGGGGACCAGGCCAGATTTGCCAAGCTGAATGTTGTTCTTTCCTTGCTAAGATCCATTAATGCTAACGTAATTGCCGAACTATTCTTTAGGCCCATCATTGGAACAGTGAACATGGATGACATGCTGCTGGAGATGCTTTGTGCAAAGTTATAA